AGCTGACCCAGCAGCTGGTCATGACTCCCCAGTTGCAGCAGGCCATCAAGCTGCTCCAATTGTCCAGAATGGAGCTGGTGGAAGCCATTCAGCAGGAATTGCTGGAGAATCCCATGCTTGAGGTCCAGGAGGAGCCCGTCGAGGAGCCCCAGGCAAGAAACGACGAGCGCCGCCGGGAGCTTGGCGCTGACGAGGCTGATCTCATCCGCAGCGCGGACTGGGAGAGCTATCTCGGCGATTTTTCGAGCATGGCCAAGCAGGCTCAGGTCAGAGAAGTCGAGGTTCTAGACGAGGTCCTGTCCTACGAGGGAAGGCTTTCCTCGGCTCCGTCCCTGCAAGGGCATCTGCTCTGGCAGCTCTGTCTGTCCGATCTGGACGCGGAGGCGAGGAGGGCGGGCGAGGAGATCATCGGTAATCTGGACTCGAGTGGCTACCTGTCTTCGAGTGACGAGGAACTGGCCGAGGCCGCTGGTGTCTCCAAAGAAATCGTGGAACAAGTCGTCCATTTCATCCAAAGGATGGACCCGGTGGGCGTGGCCTCCAGGAGCCTCCAGGAATGCCTGGCCGTCCAGCTCGAAATCATTGGCGAACAGGACCCGATTCTCTACTCCCTGGTCTGGGATCATCTGGAGGATATCGAGAAGCGTCGTTTCAAGCCCCTGATACGTAAGTTCCATATGGCCATGGAGGACATGAAGGTCTATCTGGAGATTATTCAGAAGCTCGACCCCATGCCCGGGGCCCGTTTCGGCGGGGACAGCCCGAGATATATCAGTCCGGACGCCTATGTCTTCAAGTACGAGGACGATTTCGTCATTGTGTTGAACGACGACGGGCTGCCCAAGCTCCAGCTGAATCCCTTTTTTATGGATGGACTCTCAAAGCGGTCCGGGAAGGATGCCGAGTATCTGACGGAGAAGATACGATCGGCCCAGTGGCTGATGAAGAGTCTCCATCAGCGACAGCGGACCCTCTACAAGGTTCTGGAGAGTATCGTCCGTTTTCAGCGGGGATTCTTCGAGGAGGGCGTATCCCAATTGAGACCCCTTATTCTCAAGGATGTGGCCGAGGATATCGAGATGCACGAGTCCACAGTGAGCCGGATTACCTCCAACAAGTATGTGGCCACTCCCCACGGGCTATGCGAGCTAAAATTTTTCTTCAACAGCGCTCTGGACATGGACGATGGGTCGCAAGTGGGCTCGGAAAGTGTCAAGGCCGCCATCAAGGGTATGATCGCCGATGAGAACCCCAAGAAACCCCTGAGCGACGACCGGATCGTCCAGTTGCTCAAGGAGAGGCTTGATGTAAACATTGCCCGGAGAACCGTGGCCAAATACAGGGCGGCACTGAACATTCCCTCGTCCTCCAAGAGGAGGGCGATTTTCTGAGAATTTGGGATCCAGAACCCTAAATCAGGAGGAACGTCATGGAGATCAAGTACAATTTCAAGAATTTCGATCCTTCCGACCATCTGAAGAAATATGCCCACACCCGATTCGACAAGGTGGGCAAATATATGAAACACGCCGAAAATGCCGAGTTGACCGTCAATCTTGAGGTAGAAAAGCATCGGCACATCGCAGAGGTCGTGCTGCATGCCGATAACCTGCATATCTCGGCCAACGAGGAAAGCGGTGACATGTACGCGACCATCGACATGCTTCTCGACAAGGTCGAGGCCCAGGTGCGCAAGATCAGGGGCAAGGGCATGGCCAAGGCCAAGAAGCGGGCGGTCAAGAACAAGACCGTCCGGCTGGACATTGTCAGCTTTGCCCCAATGCCTTCGGGTGGTGGGAGGATTCCAACAGTCGTCGAGGCCGACCGCTACGAGCCTAAGCCCATGCCCGTAGACGAGGCGGCTATGCAGCTCGAGAGCCTGAATTATGAGTTTTTGGTTTTCTTGAACGCCGAAACAGAACGGATCAACGTTATCTACCGCCGGAAGGACGGTGATTACGGGTTGATCGACCCCGGGGTCTAGGGGATGCAGCTGTCCGAATACCTGGACAAGGACCTCATCGTCGCCGAGCTTAATTCGAGTTCCAAGCCCGAGGTCCTGGCCGAATTGCTGGCACCATTGGGGGGCAAGTACCCCCACCTCGACTTGAAGTCGGTCCTGGCCATTCTCATGGATCGCGAAAGCCTCGGCAGCACGGGGATCGGGGATGGGGTGGCCATTCCTCACGGGAAGCTGGACAACTTGGAGCGGGTCATAGTCGCTGTGGGTCGAAGCCAGGAGGGTGTGGATTTTCAGTCCCTCGACCACAAGCCGGCCCGAATTTTTTTCCTTGTGCTGGCTCCGGAGCAGGTGGCCGGGATGCATCTTCGCATCCTGGCCACCGTGTCCCGACTTCTGCAGGACACCGTGTTTCGTCAGGAGTTTCTCGACGCTCCGGGCTGCGACGCCTTGTGGGATATGTTGCGTAAGGTTTGAGGCCTGTGGTTTCCCAGAACAAGATTCCGGTCATCATTGTCACCGGCCTCTCCGGAGCGGGCAAGAGCACGGCCCTGCACGTGCTGGAGGACTTGGGTTTCTATTGCGTGGATGGGCTTCCGGCCCGTCTGGCTCCGGTCATGGTTGATCTTTTCGCTGGGAAGGCCAGCGTCAGCTATCGGGGTCTAGCATTGGGCATGGATCTGCGGCAGGAGGACTTCGGGAACGAGTGGAAGGAAGCCCGGTCCTTTCTGGGCAAGGAAGGCTGGGCACTTCAGATCCTTTTTCTGGAGGCCGACGCTCAGATTCTCTTCCGGCGCTATGCCACCACCCGCCGGCCTCACCCGCTGGAAGGCGCCGACATCGGTCTTGAGGCGGCTCTGGCCCAGGAACGGGAATCGCTTGCGCCGATCAGGGCCGAGGCCGATCTGGTTCTGGACACCACATCCTTTTCCATTCACGATTTGAGGCGGGTGATTCAGGAACGGTGGAGTTTTCTTGAGGACAAGACCTGCGGGTTCAGAATACACATGGTGTCCTTCGGATTCAAATACGGCGTACCGATCGAATCCGATCTGGTTTTTGACCTTCGATTTTTGGCCAACCCGTATTTCGATGTCGGGCTGAGGCCTCTTTCCGGACAGGATCAGGCCGTGTTCGACTTTGTATTCAATGACGAACCGGCCCGGGAATTTCTGGATCGCTTTGAGGATTTCCTGCTTTTTCTTTTGCCCAGATACGCCACGGAGGGACGGTATAGACTGACCATGGCCCTGGGATGTACCGGTGGGAGGCATCGTTCAGTGGCCACGGCCGAAGTCGTGGCTAAGACCTTGAGACAGCGGGGATACGCCGTGACCGTCGAGCATCGTCATCTGGCTTTGGGCTGAGGTCCGGGGCGAGAATCCGGGATCGAATTATGATTGGACTCATTCTGGTCACCCATGGCAGTTTTGGTCGAGCCCTTTTGGACGTTGCCGAGTCGATTCTTGGGCCGAACCAGGACTGCGCTGTGGTCGAAGTGGACGTGACCCGAAGCATGGACCTGATGCTCTCGGAGATCGCCACATGCGTGAAGACGGCCGACAGGGGAGACGGAGTGCTCATTTTGACGGACATGTTCGGCGGCACTCCGACCAATCTGAGCCTTTCGCTTTTGGCCATGGCCCGGATTGAGGTCATGACCGGAGTCAATCTGCCCATGCTTCTGAAGGTTCTGACCATGCGCGACGAGTCGTTGGGAAAGGTGGCAACGGAAGCCAAGAACGCAGGCAAACAGGGCATCCAGGTAGCCGGAGAGGTTCTTCGGCGCAAGGTTGAGACCTGAATGATGTGGGTACGAATAGACAATCGTCTGGTCCATGGCCAAGTCATCGAGGGATGGGTTCCCTATGTCCGGGCCCGGGCGCTGTGTGTGGCCAATGATGAGCTCAGCGTCGATCCCCTGCGCCAGGAGATCATGGGTCTGGCCGTGTCTTCGGATTTGGATCTTCTGTTCTCCAGGGTTGCCGAGGCTGCGCGATGTGTTCGGGATCTGTGCAGACGTTGGCCGGGAGTTAACATGCTGATCCTTTTCGCTAGTTGCACAGATGCTCGGAGGGCCTATGAGGATGGGCTGGAATTCAGCCAGGTCAACGTCGGGAACCTCCACTACGCTCCAGGCAAACGCCAGCTCTGTTCCCATGTGGCAGTGAGCCAGGAAGACGTCAATTGTTTGAATTTTTTTGTCAAGAAAGGTCTTGAGGTCGATTTCCGCTGTGTTCCCAACAAACCCGTACATGTGAGCTGGTGACCATGGACGGCCTGTCGTTCTGGCACCTAATCGGGGCAAGTTTTTTTTTGCCTGCATTGGCCTGACCCGGTTCTCAATGTCGGTCGGGTTCCTGTCCCGTCCCCTTGTTTCGGCTCTGCTCTGGGCGGCCATGACCGGAGACATGGTCACTCCCATCCTCGTCGCTGTTTTTTTCGAGCTGTTTTGGCTTGACCTTATTCCCGTGGGGACCTTTATCCCCCCCATGGCCTCCTATGCATCACTGGCAAGCATTGTCACCGTGGAGCGACTGGGCCAACTTCAGGTCATGCAGATCGCCGCCATCATGGCCGCATCGGCTCTCCTGGCCATGATTGGTGCCTGGCTCGAATCCAGACAGAGGGTTAGGCAGAATATCAGCTTCAATACTTTGCTGGCCTGGAGCCGGAGGGGGATGACGGAACGATATCGTCCAGAGCGTCTGGTCTTGAAGTCCATTCTTCAACAGCTGGCTATGCACGGAGCGTTTTTTTTCGTTTCTGTCTGGGCCTTGATCACCTTTGGTGGCATGGCTGTGGCGTTGGTCCCGGACATGGAATGGATGAACTGGAACGTTTTGTGGCTGTTCGCCAGCCTCGGAGGTTTGCTATCCCTGCGGATCGCCAAGGCCTACGCGGTGTTTGGACTTTCATGCTGCCTTGTAGCCCTGGTTTTTTTGTCTATGACCTTGACCTGAGCTCGACATCGGGCTCAAAAATAATGCTTGGCAGCGGCGCTTCATTGTGATATTTAGCACAAGCTTTCCTGACTCTCGGAAAGTTCCCGATCCGTACATTCATTTTTTTGAGGAGGTTTCGTAATGGCAGTGTATGTTTTTGGTCACAAGAATCCCGATTCCGACACCGTTTGTAGCGCCATCGCCCTTGCCGACCTGAAGAGCAAGCTGGGCGTGGAGTGTGTTCCCGTGGCCCAGGGAGAGATTAACCCCGAAACGGCCTTCATCCTGAAGAAATTCGGTGTGGCCGCTCCGGCTGTAAAGACTTCGTTCGCCGGCGAGAAGGTTTTCCTCGTTGACACCTCCGATTTGGCTCAGTTGCCCGACGACATCGCCAAGGCCGAGGTTCTGGGCGTTGTCGATCATCACAAGCTGGGCGACCTGACCACCCCCAACCCCTTGGAGTGCTGGATTTGGCCCGTGGGCTGCACGGCCACTGTACTCAAGGCAATGTACGATTTTTTTGGCGTCGAGATTTCCAAGCCCATGGCCGGGATCATGCTTTGCGCCATCCTGAGCGACACAGTCATCTTCAAGTCCGCCACCTGCACGGACAAGGACAAGGAAGCCGCCGCCGCCCTGGCCAAGATCGCTGGCCAGTCAGATCTGCAGGCCCTGGGCAT
The nucleotide sequence above comes from Deltaproteobacteria bacterium. Encoded proteins:
- the rpoN gene encoding RNA polymerase sigma-54 factor → MGLELRQSLKLTQQLVMTPQLQQAIKLLQLSRMELVEAIQQELLENPMLEVQEEPVEEPQARNDERRRELGADEADLIRSADWESYLGDFSSMAKQAQVREVEVLDEVLSYEGRLSSAPSLQGHLLWQLCLSDLDAEARRAGEEIIGNLDSSGYLSSSDEELAEAAGVSKEIVEQVVHFIQRMDPVGVASRSLQECLAVQLEIIGEQDPILYSLVWDHLEDIEKRRFKPLIRKFHMAMEDMKVYLEIIQKLDPMPGARFGGDSPRYISPDAYVFKYEDDFVIVLNDDGLPKLQLNPFFMDGLSKRSGKDAEYLTEKIRSAQWLMKSLHQRQRTLYKVLESIVRFQRGFFEEGVSQLRPLILKDVAEDIEMHESTVSRITSNKYVATPHGLCELKFFFNSALDMDDGSQVGSESVKAAIKGMIADENPKKPLSDDRIVQLLKERLDVNIARRTVAKYRAALNIPSSSKRRAIF
- the raiA gene encoding ribosome-associated translation inhibitor RaiA; this encodes MEIKYNFKNFDPSDHLKKYAHTRFDKVGKYMKHAENAELTVNLEVEKHRHIAEVVLHADNLHISANEESGDMYATIDMLLDKVEAQVRKIRGKGMAKAKKRAVKNKTVRLDIVSFAPMPSGGGRIPTVVEADRYEPKPMPVDEAAMQLESLNYEFLVFLNAETERINVIYRRKDGDYGLIDPGV
- a CDS encoding PTS mannose/fructose/sorbose transporter subunit IIB, whose protein sequence is MMWVRIDNRLVHGQVIEGWVPYVRARALCVANDELSVDPLRQEIMGLAVSSDLDLLFSRVAEAARCVRDLCRRWPGVNMLILFASCTDARRAYEDGLEFSQVNVGNLHYAPGKRQLCSHVAVSQEDVNCLNFFVKKGLEVDFRCVPNKPVHVSW
- a CDS encoding PTS sugar transporter subunit IIA, translated to MIGLILVTHGSFGRALLDVAESILGPNQDCAVVEVDVTRSMDLMLSEIATCVKTADRGDGVLILTDMFGGTPTNLSLSLLAMARIEVMTGVNLPMLLKVLTMRDESLGKVATEAKNAGKQGIQVAGEVLRRKVET
- the rapZ gene encoding RNase adapter RapZ, giving the protein MVSQNKIPVIIVTGLSGAGKSTALHVLEDLGFYCVDGLPARLAPVMVDLFAGKASVSYRGLALGMDLRQEDFGNEWKEARSFLGKEGWALQILFLEADAQILFRRYATTRRPHPLEGADIGLEAALAQERESLAPIRAEADLVLDTTSFSIHDLRRVIQERWSFLEDKTCGFRIHMVSFGFKYGVPIESDLVFDLRFLANPYFDVGLRPLSGQDQAVFDFVFNDEPAREFLDRFEDFLLFLLPRYATEGRYRLTMALGCTGGRHRSVATAEVVAKTLRQRGYAVTVEHRHLALG
- a CDS encoding manganese-dependent inorganic pyrophosphatase, translated to MAVYVFGHKNPDSDTVCSAIALADLKSKLGVECVPVAQGEINPETAFILKKFGVAAPAVKTSFAGEKVFLVDTSDLAQLPDDIAKAEVLGVVDHHKLGDLTTPNPLECWIWPVGCTATVLKAMYDFFGVEISKPMAGIMLCAILSDTVIFKSATCTDKDKEAAAALAKIAGQSDLQALGMEMFKVKSAVEGTPARELVLRDYKDFKMSGKVVGIGQLEVVDLSILDGVKPALVEDINKLKGEKGNHSVFLLLTDIMKEGSEMLIVSDDESVVEKAFGVKPAGGKVWLPGVMSRKKQVVPNFEKAFAG
- a CDS encoding PTS sugar transporter subunit IIA, producing the protein MQLSEYLDKDLIVAELNSSSKPEVLAELLAPLGGKYPHLDLKSVLAILMDRESLGSTGIGDGVAIPHGKLDNLERVIVAVGRSQEGVDFQSLDHKPARIFFLVLAPEQVAGMHLRILATVSRLLQDTVFRQEFLDAPGCDALWDMLRKV